A section of the Gammaproteobacteria bacterium genome encodes:
- a CDS encoding NYN domain-containing protein, with translation MANSTETRSLALFCDFENIALGVRDSNYAQFDISKVLERLLLKGNIVVKKAYCDWDRYKGFKEAMHEASFELIEIPHVRQSGKNSADIRMVVDALDLCYTKAHVDTFVVISGDSDFSPLVSKLRENNKVVIGVGVKNSTSDLLIANCDEFIFYDDLVRKKEARKRTRKKSNDKGAATANPAAETAAIGGDDQKTVEERKKQQALDLVMETVEALFGEREEEDKVWGSMVKQTLKRRKPGFSESYYGFRTFSKLLEEAQARNLLDFEHDEKSGGYIIKSYAHEE, from the coding sequence ATGGCGAACTCCACTGAGACGCGCAGTCTGGCGTTGTTTTGCGATTTCGAGAATATCGCGCTAGGCGTGCGCGACTCGAATTATGCCCAGTTCGACATCAGCAAGGTGCTGGAGCGGTTGCTGCTCAAGGGAAACATCGTCGTCAAAAAGGCGTATTGCGACTGGGATCGGTACAAGGGCTTCAAGGAGGCCATGCATGAGGCGTCGTTTGAGCTGATCGAAATTCCGCACGTACGTCAATCGGGCAAGAACTCGGCCGACATCCGCATGGTCGTAGACGCGCTGGATCTCTGTTACACCAAGGCGCACGTGGACACGTTCGTGGTGATCAGCGGTGATTCGGATTTCTCGCCGCTGGTCAGCAAGCTGCGCGAGAACAACAAAGTTGTGATCGGCGTGGGCGTCAAGAACTCGACCTCCGATTTGTTGATCGCGAACTGTGACGAGTTCATCTTCTACGACGACCTCGTGCGCAAGAAAGAAGCCCGCAAACGTACGCGCAAGAAGAGCAACGACAAGGGCGCCGCCACCGCAAACCCTGCCGCCGAGACCGCGGCCATCGGCGGCGACGATCAGAAAACAGTCGAAGAGCGCAAAAAGCAGCAGGCGCTGGACCTGGTGATGGAAACTGTGGAGGCGCTGTTCGGGGAGCGCGAGGAAGAGGACAAGGTGTGGGGGTCGATGGTCAAACAGACGCTCAAGCGGCGCAAGCCGGGCTTCAGCGAATCGTATTATGGCTTTCGCACCTTCAGCAAACTGCTGGAAGAAGCGCAGGCTCGCAACCTGCTCGACTTCGAGCACGACGAGAAATCCGGGGGCTACATCATCAAGAGCTACGCGCACGAGGAATAG
- a CDS encoding CoA pyrophosphatase: protein MTNPVLKHIRTRLTRRPAPLVENPVAVDDHAVAPRSAAVLIPMLETHAGWHLLFIRRAENCNDYHSGQVAFPGGRREREDANPEATALREAQEEMGIAPRDVDVLGRLSDLISTTNYRIAPFVGVIPWPYPLRLAPAEVARAFTIPLRWLSDPDNREVYEHPLRSGTVPVVRYRPYGGELLWGATARMTVNLLQALAGVDVLDALATNATTHRQRSA, encoded by the coding sequence ATGACGAATCCGGTATTGAAACACATCCGCACGCGGCTGACCCGGCGACCGGCGCCACTCGTTGAGAATCCAGTTGCGGTGGATGACCACGCCGTGGCGCCTCGCTCGGCCGCGGTGCTCATTCCCATGCTCGAGACGCACGCTGGCTGGCATCTGCTTTTTATCCGGCGCGCGGAAAATTGCAACGATTATCATAGCGGGCAGGTCGCGTTCCCCGGCGGACGTAGGGAACGGGAAGACGCCAACCCTGAGGCAACCGCGCTGCGCGAGGCGCAAGAAGAAATGGGTATCGCGCCGCGAGACGTCGACGTCCTTGGGCGCTTAAGCGACTTGATCAGCACTACCAACTACCGCATCGCGCCTTTTGTCGGTGTTATCCCGTGGCCTTACCCGCTGCGTCTGGCGCCCGCCGAAGTTGCGCGCGCGTTCACGATTCCGTTGCGATGGCTGTCCGACCCGGATAATCGCGAGGTTTATGAACATCCGCTGCGGTCCGGAACGGTGCCGGTCGTGCGCTATCGTCCGTACGGCGGCGAGTTGCTGTGGGGCGCCACGGCGAGAATGACCGTAAATCTGCTGCAAGCGCTGGCGGGCGTAGACGTGCTCGATGCGCTCGCCACAAATGCGACCACGCATCGCCAGCGCTCGGCTTAA
- the purE gene encoding 5-(carboxyamino)imidazole ribonucleotide mutase, translating to MNNVLVGVVMGSDSDWPVMRHAAARLQDFGVLCETKVVSAHRTPDIMYEYADAASARGLKCIIAGAGGAAHLPGMLAAITTVPVLGVPMPSKHLRGQDSLLSIVQMPKGVPVATFAIGEAGAVNAGLFAVAMLAVNDPQLAVRLTAFREEQHAAVARMTLPPS from the coding sequence ATGAACAACGTACTGGTAGGCGTGGTGATGGGCAGCGACAGCGACTGGCCGGTGATGCGGCACGCCGCCGCGCGCTTGCAGGACTTTGGTGTGCTCTGCGAGACGAAGGTCGTGTCCGCGCATCGGACCCCCGACATCATGTACGAATACGCCGACGCCGCCAGCGCGCGCGGTCTGAAATGTATCATCGCCGGCGCCGGTGGCGCGGCGCACCTGCCGGGCATGCTGGCCGCGATTACCACCGTCCCCGTGCTGGGCGTGCCGATGCCGTCCAAGCATCTCCGGGGTCAGGATTCGCTGTTGTCGATCGTGCAGATGCCAAAAGGCGTGCCGGTAGCGACGTTCGCGATCGGCGAGGCGGGTGCGGTGAACGCGGGGCTGTTCGCGGTCGCGATGCTGGCGGTCAACGATCCGCAACTGGCCGTCAGGCTCACCGCGTTTCGCGAAGAACAGCACGCAGCGGTCGCGCGCATGACCTTGCCGCCATCGTGA
- a CDS encoding Slp family lipoprotein, with the protein MVRTHRYASLACALLLAACASGPDISTDGVNETVTPRQASVEIDVRGDQVLWGGTIVNSTNLENSTRLEVLGYPLDGSQRPETSAEPTGRFMAMEKGYLETVDYGQGRLVTIKGALNETREGAIGDADYTYPVLQADQIYLWPAESDAARRDSGINFGFGIGILF; encoded by the coding sequence ATGGTCAGGACGCACCGTTATGCAAGCCTTGCCTGCGCGTTGCTGCTCGCGGCCTGCGCCAGCGGCCCGGACATCTCCACCGACGGCGTGAACGAGACCGTCACCCCGCGCCAGGCAAGCGTCGAGATCGATGTGCGCGGTGATCAGGTGCTCTGGGGCGGCACAATCGTCAACAGCACCAATCTCGAAAATTCCACGCGGCTGGAAGTATTGGGCTATCCACTGGACGGCAGCCAGCGCCCCGAAACGTCGGCTGAACCTACGGGCCGCTTTATGGCCATGGAAAAGGGTTATCTGGAGACTGTGGACTACGGCCAGGGACGCTTGGTGACCATAAAAGGCGCCCTGAACGAAACGCGCGAGGGCGCGATCGGCGATGCGGATTACACCTATCCGGTATTGCAGGCCGACCAGATTTATCTCTGGCCGGCGGAAAGTGACGCGGCGCGGCGCGATTCCGGCATCAATTTCGGGTTCGGTATCGGTATCCTGTTTTAA
- a CDS encoding oxidoreductase, with the protein MQNFRGFRIHSENDKTRAGLVTLSLDDLSAGEVVIEARFSSVNYKDALAGTGKGKILRRSPLVGGIDVSGVVAESEDECFTPGDEVLVTGCGLSEVHDGGYAEYVRVPADWVIRLPEGLDLFQAMALGTAGFTAALAIKRLQENHQTPELGPILVTGATGGVGSLATGMLSGLGFEVVAMSGKPDAVDYLKSLGASRIVDRNELSQDVQPLEKPQWGGVIDNVGGDILASLIPAVQPWGNVVSIGLAAGVKLKTTVMPFILRGVSLLGVSSSNCPQAWRQPLWERLGADLRPRNFDSIVAETVTMEQLPDVFERMLAGKTRGRMVVNLRGHAA; encoded by the coding sequence ATGCAAAATTTCAGGGGCTTCCGCATTCACTCCGAAAACGATAAAACGCGCGCGGGGCTGGTGACGCTCAGTCTCGATGATCTGTCAGCCGGCGAGGTCGTTATCGAGGCGCGTTTTTCCAGCGTCAATTACAAGGACGCGCTGGCCGGCACCGGCAAGGGCAAAATCCTGCGCCGCTCGCCGCTGGTGGGCGGCATCGACGTGTCCGGTGTCGTGGCAGAGAGTGAAGACGAGTGCTTCACTCCCGGAGACGAAGTACTGGTCACGGGCTGCGGTTTGAGCGAGGTGCACGACGGGGGCTACGCGGAATACGTGCGCGTGCCGGCCGACTGGGTGATCCGCTTGCCCGAAGGTCTGGATCTGTTTCAGGCGATGGCGCTCGGCACTGCCGGTTTTACCGCGGCGCTTGCGATCAAGCGGCTTCAGGAGAATCATCAGACTCCCGAACTCGGTCCCATTCTGGTAACAGGCGCGACCGGTGGGGTCGGCAGTTTAGCCACCGGCATGTTAAGCGGGCTTGGTTTCGAGGTGGTCGCGATGAGCGGCAAACCGGATGCGGTGGACTATCTGAAATCACTGGGCGCGAGCCGGATCGTGGATCGTAATGAACTGAGCCAGGACGTGCAGCCGCTGGAGAAACCGCAATGGGGCGGCGTAATCGATAACGTCGGCGGCGACATCCTCGCCTCGCTGATTCCGGCGGTACAACCCTGGGGCAACGTGGTCAGCATCGGGCTGGCGGCAGGTGTCAAGCTGAAAACGACGGTGATGCCGTTTATCCTGCGCGGCGTAAGTCTGCTGGGGGTGTCATCCTCGAACTGCCCGCAAGCATGGCGGCAGCCGCTTTGGGAACGCTTAGGTGCCGATCTGCGCCCGCGGAACTTCGATAGTATAGTCGCCGAGACCGTAACCATGGAACAGTTACCCGACGTGTTCGAACGGATGCTGGCGGGCAAGACACGGGGACGAATGGTGGTAAACCTGAGAGGACACGCTGCCTGA
- a CDS encoding 5-(carboxyamino)imidazole ribonucleotide synthase: MILPGATLGMIGGGQLGRMFTVAARTMGYHVMVLDPGADSPAGRMASEHLRAAYTDEAALDRLARECAAVTTEFENVPAGSLRRLEASLPVRPSSHALEFTQDRIREKNFIRQSGLATADFEIIRTADDLAPAFESLTPPLILKRAAFGYDGKGQAEVENIGALRKAFGSLDNVPCVLERKADLQLEFSIVLARSSAGKTRYYPAAENVHCDGILSMSIVPARLEANLAAQARRMSVALADSLDYCGIIAVEFFVTSDGQLLVNEIAPRPHNSGHYTIDACVTSQFEQQVRMLCGLPFGDVRLLSPVVMVNLLGDLWTNGPPDWRRVFKRAGAKLHLYGKREARPGRKMGHLCCLHEDVDVALKMARAVFAELGAVS; encoded by the coding sequence GTGATCCTCCCCGGCGCGACCTTAGGCATGATTGGCGGCGGTCAGCTGGGGCGTATGTTCACGGTCGCCGCGCGCACCATGGGTTATCACGTTATGGTGCTGGACCCCGGTGCCGACAGCCCCGCCGGCCGCATGGCCAGCGAACATCTGCGGGCCGCGTACACGGACGAGGCGGCGCTGGATCGGCTGGCGCGCGAGTGCGCGGCTGTCACGACCGAATTCGAGAACGTGCCCGCCGGGTCTTTGCGCAGACTCGAAGCGTCGTTGCCGGTGCGGCCATCTTCGCACGCGCTCGAATTCACGCAGGATCGCATCAGAGAGAAGAATTTTATTCGCCAGAGCGGACTCGCGACGGCGGATTTCGAAATCATTCGAACCGCGGACGATCTGGCGCCGGCGTTTGAGTCATTGACGCCGCCGCTGATACTAAAGCGCGCCGCGTTTGGTTACGACGGCAAGGGTCAGGCCGAGGTCGAAAATATCGGCGCGCTGCGCAAAGCCTTTGGCAGCCTCGACAATGTGCCGTGTGTGCTCGAACGCAAAGCGGATTTGCAACTGGAATTTTCCATTGTGCTGGCGCGTTCCAGCGCGGGCAAGACGCGGTATTATCCGGCAGCGGAGAATGTGCACTGCGACGGTATTTTAAGCATGAGCATCGTGCCCGCTAGGCTCGAAGCAAACCTGGCGGCGCAGGCGCGGCGCATGTCGGTCGCCCTGGCCGACTCTCTGGATTACTGCGGGATCATCGCGGTTGAGTTCTTCGTGACGTCCGACGGCCAGTTGCTGGTCAACGAAATCGCGCCGCGCCCGCACAACAGCGGCCATTACACCATCGATGCCTGTGTCACTTCGCAGTTTGAGCAGCAGGTGCGCATGCTGTGTGGCCTGCCATTTGGCGACGTGCGTTTGCTGTCGCCCGTGGTGATGGTGAATCTGCTGGGTGATCTGTGGACAAACGGGCCGCCGGACTGGCGCCGCGTTTTCAAACGGGCAGGCGCCAAGCTGCATCTGTACGGCAAGCGCGAGGCGCGCCCCGGCCGCAAGATGGGTCATCTCTGTTGCCTGCATGAAGACGTCGATGTGGCCTTGAAAATGGCACGTGCTGTGTTCGCAGAACTGGGTGCGGTGTCGTAG
- a CDS encoding redoxin domain-containing protein, producing MLSANCGSVARAMLAALLFNAYLGGLLSSAHGAQNINPPASAPQFTQTSASAWINSKPLTLQDLRGKVVLLDFWTFDCWNCYRSFPWLKSLEARFQGQALQVIGVHTPEFEHEKIKANVVSKVKEFGLRHPVMIDNDFAYWNAMGNRYWPAYYLLDKQGRIRAAFFGETHVGDERAAAVDTAIERLLAEER from the coding sequence ATGCTCAGTGCAAATTGCGGATCCGTTGCCAGGGCCATGCTGGCAGCGTTGTTATTTAATGCGTATCTGGGAGGGTTGCTGAGCAGCGCCCACGGCGCACAGAATATCAACCCGCCGGCTTCGGCGCCGCAATTCACGCAAACCAGCGCCTCCGCGTGGATCAATTCTAAACCGCTAACGCTCCAAGACCTGCGCGGCAAAGTGGTGCTGCTGGATTTCTGGACGTTCGATTGCTGGAACTGTTATCGCTCTTTTCCCTGGCTCAAGTCACTGGAGGCGCGCTTCCAAGGGCAGGCGCTGCAGGTGATCGGTGTGCATACGCCCGAGTTCGAGCACGAGAAAATCAAGGCCAATGTGGTTTCGAAAGTAAAGGAATTTGGTCTGCGTCATCCAGTGATGATAGACAATGACTTCGCTTACTGGAACGCGATGGGCAACCGTTACTGGCCTGCCTATTATTTGCTCGATAAGCAGGGGCGCATCCGCGCGGCGTTTTTCGGTGAGACACACGTGGGTGATGAACGCGCCGCGGCTGTAGACACAGCTATAGAACGCCTGCTTGCCGAGGAGCGTTAA